From the Argopecten irradians isolate NY chromosome 13, Ai_NY, whole genome shotgun sequence genome, one window contains:
- the LOC138306453 gene encoding sialate:O-sulfotransferase 1-like, with amino-acid sequence MNTKSRYFFGMILCMFAIGFLCIRYTKFQLNIDDIKFNITYSRKLTKNPELLPKELEYCPLRNVSIMKKKAKFIHVGLLSYPGSGNTWTRHMIQQLTGYCTGTVYCDQFLARKGFPGECVFPNTKTKGCVVYKSHYNVKDKLRGFQKAIILIRNPFDALKAFFNWNTGKRSQYSVNAAVLQNNNKTRIIKDRFHALVDPSRFNSSAWYTYVKRQSIEWRNSYLTWLNVFDNRSLVVRYKDLRENLIPTLRKISKFLNVQPTEMDYICTDVNKEGQHHRKQTYSLETADIFTDQLIDMVNNVIMTVMNATKNRYSLKDFIFVNPR; translated from the exons ATGAATACTAAATCACGTTACTTTTTCGGAATGATTCTATGCATGTTTGCAATAGGATTTCTGTGTATTCGATATActaaatttcaattaaatattgacgatattaaatttaatatcaCGTATAGTCGGAAACTGACGAAAAATCCAGAGTTGTTACCAAAGGAACTGGAGTATTGTCCATTGCGGAATGTTTCTATTATGAAAAAGAAGGCAAAATTCATACATGTGGGACTTCTAAGCTACCCTGGGTCGGGAAATACCTGGACACGCCATATGATACAACAACTGACAG GTTATTGTACCGGCACTGTTTATTGTGATCAGTTTTTAGCCAGAAAAGGATTTCCCGGAGAATGCGTCTTTCCTAATACAAAGACAAAAGGTTGTGTAGTATATAAAAGTCACTATAACGTGAAGGATAAGCTCAGAGGATTCCAAAAGGCCATAATACTGATAAGAAACCCATTCGATGCTCTTAAAGCTTTCTTCAACTGGAATACTGGAAAACGATCTCAATATTCAGTGAATGCAGCAGTCCTCCAAAACAATAATAAGACAAGAATTATTAAGGATCGATTTCATGCCTTGGTGGACCCATCGAGATTCAACTCATCTG CCTGGTATACATATGTGAAGCGGCAAAGTATTGAGTGGAGGAATTCCTACTTAACATGGCTGAATGTATTTGATAACCGTTCCTTGGTTGTGCGTTATAAGGACCTGAGAGAAAACCTCATCCCAACACTGAGGAAGATCAGCAAATTCCTAAATGTCCAGCCGACAGAAATGGATTATATCTGTACAGATGTCAACAAAGAGGGACAACATCACCGGAAACAAACCTATTCACTAGAGACGGCGGACATATTTACAGATCAACTGATTGATATGGTAAATAATGTCATAATGACTGTCATGAACGCAACGAAAAACCGGTATAgtttaaaggattttatttttgttaatccGAGATAG